The Knoellia sp. S7-12 region AGCTTCGGTGGATCGCTCATCGGCACTCCTGCTGCCACGATGTGGATGCGAATCGCCCACCACGAGAACGCTGCTGGTGAGCACATCTATCGTGCGGCCACCAGTCGTGACGGCACGGAGTGGACCTGGGGTTCGGCCTGGACCTTCCCGGCCGGTGCCACTCCGCAGATCGGTCTCTATGCCCACGGTGGCGATCAGCCGCCCGTGTCTGCAAAGTTCGACTACTTCTCGGTGTCGACGGCGACGTGGCCGGCCGCACCGTGAGGGCGGTGTCTGCGGCGCTCGCGGTCGGGGTTCTCGCCGCCGGGTGCGGGTCCGGGGCGTCCGAATCCGAGGAGTCCCCGAGCCCGACCGGCGCGCCGAGCGGAGGCTTCGCCAACCCCGTCCTCGACATGAACTTTCCCGACCCGCAGATCGTGCGTGACGGCGACACCTGGGTGGCCATCGCCACCAACGGCAACACGATGAATGTCCAGACCGCCACCAGTCCGGACCTCGTCACCTGGACCGCCGGTGGGGATGCGCTCCCCTCGGTCGCCTCCTGGTCGGCGGAGGGCAAGGTCTGGGCGCCCGAGACGGTCAAGATCGGCGACAAGTGGGTCATGTACTACACGACCCGCGCCCCCGACCCCGAGATCCAGTGCCTTTCGATCGCCGTCGCCGACAAGGCTGCGGGACCCTATGTCGACGACTCCACCGAGCCGTTGGTCTGCGAGTCCGATGTCGGCGGGACGATCGACGCCTCGCCGTTCATCGACCGGGACGGCACGGCATACCTGTCCTGGAAGAACGACGGCAACGCCGTCGCGGCGGACACATGGATCTCGATCCAGGAGCTGGCTCCGGACGGCCGCTCCCTCGTCGGCAAGCCGACGCGGCTCATCCAACAGGACCTCCCGTGGGAGGGCGACCTCGTCGAGGCGTCGTACCTCTGGGTCGACGACACGTCAGGCACGCCGGTCTACCACCTCTTCTACTCGGCCAACAGCTATGCCGACGAGCGGTATGCCGTCGGTCACGCAACCGCGACCTCGCCCTTGGGCCCGTTCACCAAGGATCCCGAACCCGTCCTCGTGACCAACGACGTCGCGGTCGGGCCGGGGCACAATGCCTTGGTCGCCACCGGAGACGAGGTCTGGATGGTCTATCACGCGTGGAACCCGGAGGCGGTGGGTGACGACACCGTGGGTCGCTCGATGTGGCTCTCGCGCGTGCGGTTCGGTGACGACGGGTCGGTCAAGGTCGACCCCCCGGCCAAGGCGGTCCCGCAGAGACCCACAATGTGACGCTTCCGCACAGGTCAGGACCTTGCCGGTATGCCGGGCGCAGGGTTGAGTGGGCGAGTCACCCTCCCGACCGAAAGGGTCGTCATGCCCACCTCGCCTGACCTGACGCTGTCCCACGCCGTCGGGCCGACGTCACCGCCACTGCTCGAGCAGACGATCGGTGCCAACCTCGACGCGGCGATCGTGGCCCACGGCGATCGTGAGGCGCTCGTCGACTGCGCCCAAGGACTTCGGTGGACGTATGCCGCGTTCGGCGCCGAGGTCGACCGGCTCGCCAAGGCATTGATCGCAGCAGGATTCGACAAGGGTGACCGGATCGGAATCTGGGCACCCAACTGTGCCCAGTGGACCGTCGTGCAGTTCGCGACGGCCAAGGTGGGCGTCATCCTCGTCAACATCAACCCGGCATACCGGTCGCACGAACTCCGTTTTGTCCTCGGACAGGCGGGGATTCGCGGGCTGTTCTCGGCGCAGAAGTTCAAGGCCTCGAACTACGTCTCGATGATCGAAGAGGTGCGTGGCGACTGTCCCGACCTCGAGCACGTGTGGGTCATCGGCCAACAGAGCTGGACCGACCTCGTGGCGCTCGCTGATCGGGTGAGCGATGAGCGGCTCTTGCTGGTGGGGTCCGAGCTGATGCCTGATGACGCCATCAACATCCAATACACCTCTGGCACAACGGGTTTCCCCAAGGGCGCGACCCTCAGCCACCGCAACATCCTCAACAACGGCTACCTCGTCGGCGAGATCTGCCGCTACACCGAAGTGGACCGGATCTGCATCCCCGTGCCGTTCTATCACTGCTTCGGGATGGTGATGGGCAACCTTGCGGCGACCAGTCACGGTGCCTGCATGGTGATCCCCGCGCCCGGGTTCGACCCGCAACTCACGCTCGCTGCGGCCGCCGAGGAGAAGTGCACCAGCCTCTATGGCGTGCCGACGATGTTCATCGCCGAGTGGGCCCTGCCGAACCTCGACGACTACGACCTCAGCACGGTGCGCACAGGGATCATGGCCGGCTCGCCCTGCCCGGCCGAGCTGATGAAGAAGCTCATCGCCGCCGGCATCGACGAGATGACGATTGCCTATGGCATGACAGAGACGTCACCGGTGTCGACGCAGACCCGCACCGACGACCCCTTCGAGCGCAAGGTCGGCACGGTCGGTCAGGTGAGCCCGCACCTCGAGGTCAAGGTCGTCGACCCGGTGACCCTCGAGACGCTGCCGCGCGGCGAGGCCGGGGAGTTCTGGACCAAGGGCTACTCGGTGATGCTCGGCTACTGGGGCCAGCACGAGAAGACGGCTGAAGCCCTCGTCGACGGCTGGATGCGCACCGGCGACCTCGCCGTCATGGACGACGCCGGCTACCTGCAGATCACGGGTCGGATCAAGGACATGGTCATCCGCGGCGGCGAGAACATCTATCCGCGCGAGATCGAGGAGTTCCTCTACACCCATCCGGACATCGTCGACGCCCAGGTCATCGGGGTTCCCGACTCGAAGTACGGCGAGGAGCTAGCCGTGTGGGTTCGGATGCGTGCGGGCGCGGAACCGTTGACTGCCGAGAGCGTTCGGGAGTTCGCCACAGGGAAGCTCGCGCACTACAAGATCCCG contains the following coding sequences:
- a CDS encoding glycoside hydrolase family 43 protein; amino-acid sequence: MSAALAVGVLAAGCGSGASESEESPSPTGAPSGGFANPVLDMNFPDPQIVRDGDTWVAIATNGNTMNVQTATSPDLVTWTAGGDALPSVASWSAEGKVWAPETVKIGDKWVMYYTTRAPDPEIQCLSIAVADKAAGPYVDDSTEPLVCESDVGGTIDASPFIDRDGTAYLSWKNDGNAVAADTWISIQELAPDGRSLVGKPTRLIQQDLPWEGDLVEASYLWVDDTSGTPVYHLFYSANSYADERYAVGHATATSPLGPFTKDPEPVLVTNDVAVGPGHNALVATGDEVWMVYHAWNPEAVGDDTVGRSMWLSRVRFGDDGSVKVDPPAKAVPQRPTM
- a CDS encoding AMP-binding protein: MPTSPDLTLSHAVGPTSPPLLEQTIGANLDAAIVAHGDREALVDCAQGLRWTYAAFGAEVDRLAKALIAAGFDKGDRIGIWAPNCAQWTVVQFATAKVGVILVNINPAYRSHELRFVLGQAGIRGLFSAQKFKASNYVSMIEEVRGDCPDLEHVWVIGQQSWTDLVALADRVSDERLLLVGSELMPDDAINIQYTSGTTGFPKGATLSHRNILNNGYLVGEICRYTEVDRICIPVPFYHCFGMVMGNLAATSHGACMVIPAPGFDPQLTLAAAAEEKCTSLYGVPTMFIAEWALPNLDDYDLSTVRTGIMAGSPCPAELMKKLIAAGIDEMTIAYGMTETSPVSTQTRTDDPFERKVGTVGQVSPHLEVKVVDPVTLETLPRGEAGEFWTKGYSVMLGYWGQHEKTAEALVDGWMRTGDLAVMDDAGYLQITGRIKDMVIRGGENIYPREIEEFLYTHPDIVDAQVIGVPDSKYGEELAVWVRMRAGAEPLTAESVREFATGKLAHYKIPRYVRVVDDFPMTVTGKVRKVEMREITVSELGLAKGSESGVG